In a single window of the Caproicibacterium sp. BJN0003 genome:
- the rsfS gene encoding ribosome silencing factor, which yields MESKELAQEAVRILDRKKGKEIRMIEIREISSLADYFVLATGTSSTQVKALADEVEVQLKEKGESPVRTEGYRSHSWILIDYGNVVVHVFTTEARHFYDLDRLWQDGTQEDLSDLLSQE from the coding sequence ATGGAGTCAAAAGAGTTGGCCCAAGAGGCTGTACGGATTCTGGATCGGAAGAAAGGAAAAGAAATTCGGATGATCGAAATTCGAGAGATTTCTTCTCTTGCGGATTATTTCGTTTTGGCAACCGGTACCAGCAGCACACAAGTAAAAGCATTGGCAGATGAAGTGGAAGTGCAGCTGAAAGAGAAGGGCGAATCGCCGGTTCGCACAGAAGGATATCGCAGTCATTCCTGGATCCTGATCGATTACGGAAATGTTGTGGTTCATGTATTTACCACAGAAGCGCGGCATTTTTATGATCTTGACCGACTGTGGCAGGATGGAACACAAGAGGATCTTTCAGATCTTCTCAGTCAGGAATAA
- the yqeK gene encoding bis(5'-nucleosyl)-tetraphosphatase (symmetrical) YqeK — translation MNLTPYENLIRPLLSDGRFYHSQCVSRRAGELAKQYGADQDKAEIAGILHDIMKDIPKEKQRALMRKYGIALTPIEENAPKLWHAMLGPAYLKNEKIISDPEILDAVRYHTTGRVGMTLLDQIIFVSDFISDDRDYKGVEQLRKTAEKDLGETLLEGMVFTIRELSEMCAPIHPDTISAYNEIVLNRMKKNKKKG, via the coding sequence ATGAATCTTACACCTTATGAAAACTTGATTCGGCCGCTTTTATCAGATGGCCGGTTTTATCACAGCCAATGTGTCAGCAGACGTGCAGGAGAACTCGCAAAACAGTATGGTGCTGATCAGGATAAAGCAGAGATTGCAGGAATTCTTCATGATATTATGAAAGATATTCCGAAAGAAAAGCAACGGGCGTTGATGAGAAAATATGGAATCGCCTTGACGCCGATAGAAGAAAATGCGCCGAAACTTTGGCATGCAATGTTGGGACCCGCTTATCTTAAAAATGAGAAGATTATTTCGGATCCGGAGATTTTGGATGCTGTGCGGTATCATACAACAGGACGTGTCGGTATGACACTTTTGGATCAGATCATTTTTGTTTCTGATTTTATTTCTGATGACCGTGATTATAAAGGTGTAGAACAGCTTAGAAAAACAGCGGAAAAAGATTTAGGTGAAACACTTTTGGAGGGAATGGTTTTTACCATTCGAGAGCTTTCCGAGATGTGTGCGCCAATTCATCCGGATACGATTTCGGCTTATAATGAGATTGTACTGAATCGAATGAAGAAAAACAAAAAGAAAGGCTGA
- the nadD gene encoding nicotinate-nucleotide adenylyltransferase, which produces MKRLLIYGGTFNPIHRAHLHLAREFQKRINAQKVILIPARIPPHKEAPNLASGEDRYQMCCLAAKEESGFEVSDMELVREGPSYTSDTLEQISREHPDCELFFVTGEDMFLTLLTWHDSQKILKNATICGAPRSRSGLFRMRAYAEKLKNYGGKTLIEDISYLPISSTMVREALQKGENIRKLVPDSVADYIEKHSLYQERKHESYTL; this is translated from the coding sequence GTGAAAAGACTTTTAATTTATGGCGGAACTTTTAATCCGATTCATCGGGCGCATCTGCATTTAGCAAGGGAATTTCAAAAACGGATCAATGCCCAAAAAGTGATTTTGATTCCAGCAAGAATTCCGCCGCATAAAGAAGCTCCAAATCTTGCAAGCGGAGAAGACCGCTATCAGATGTGTTGCCTTGCAGCAAAAGAGGAATCCGGATTTGAAGTCAGCGATATGGAACTGGTTCGCGAGGGGCCAAGCTATACTTCCGATACGCTGGAGCAGATTTCCCGCGAGCATCCTGATTGTGAGCTCTTCTTTGTTACTGGAGAGGATATGTTTCTCACGCTTCTTACATGGCATGATTCTCAAAAGATTCTGAAGAATGCCACGATCTGCGGGGCACCAAGAAGTCGGAGTGGCCTTTTCAGAATGCGGGCCTATGCAGAAAAGCTCAAGAATTACGGCGGCAAAACGCTGATAGAAGATATTTCTTATTTGCCTATTTCTTCTACAATGGTGCGGGAAGCCCTTCAAAAAGGGGAGAATATCAGAAAATTAGTTCCGGATTCCGTTGCGGATTATATTGAAAAACATTCTTTATACCAGGAGCGAAAACATGAATCTTACACCTTATGA
- the yhbY gene encoding ribosome assembly RNA-binding protein YhbY, protein MLTSNQRAYLRALANPIDTILMVGKSGISADVIKQADDALLKRELIKGKTLETCEQTSRETAQKIAEETKSEIVQVIGRKFVLYRRNDKQPKITLPKTKKKG, encoded by the coding sequence ATGCTGACAAGTAATCAGCGCGCTTATCTGCGCGCTTTGGCAAATCCGATCGATACGATTTTGATGGTCGGAAAATCTGGAATTTCCGCCGATGTTATCAAGCAGGCAGACGATGCTCTTTTAAAAAGAGAACTGATTAAAGGAAAAACATTGGAAACCTGTGAACAAACAAGCAGAGAAACAGCTCAAAAGATTGCAGAAGAAACAAAGAGCGAAATTGTACAGGTTATCGGCCGAAAATTCGTTTTATATCGCAGAAATGACAAACAACCGAAAATAACCCTTCCCAAAACGAAGAAAAAAGGATAG
- the rdgB gene encoding RdgB/HAM1 family non-canonical purine NTP pyrophosphatase — MKFVMATHNPNKVRELSRILEPLGIEVVPAENLKEVEETGTSFEENAYLKAAAACKETGFPAVADDSGLCVHVLNGQPGVHSARWAGPNADDNDRNQKLLAALKDVPPKDRLATFVSVICCVFPNGDILTSRGECQGIIADEPHGTDGFGYDPLFLVGEKTYAQMTAQEKDQVSHRGKALRRFAENLKSYKEKHHLC; from the coding sequence ATGAAATTTGTGATGGCAACACATAATCCGAATAAAGTGCGTGAACTTTCCCGAATTTTAGAGCCGCTTGGAATTGAAGTAGTGCCGGCCGAGAATTTAAAAGAAGTGGAAGAGACAGGGACTTCTTTTGAAGAGAACGCGTATCTAAAAGCAGCTGCTGCCTGTAAGGAAACCGGCTTTCCGGCAGTCGCTGATGATTCCGGACTCTGCGTTCATGTTTTAAATGGTCAGCCGGGCGTCCATTCTGCACGGTGGGCAGGCCCTAATGCAGATGACAATGACCGAAATCAAAAATTACTTGCTGCGTTAAAAGATGTGCCCCCAAAAGACCGTCTGGCAACTTTTGTCAGCGTGATTTGCTGTGTCTTTCCAAACGGCGATATTCTGACTTCTCGCGGAGAATGTCAGGGAATCATTGCAGACGAGCCTCACGGAACAGACGGATTCGGATATGACCCGCTTTTTTTGGTGGGAGAAAAAACTTATGCGCAGATGACGGCACAAGAAAAAGATCAAGTGAGCCACCGCGGCAAAGCCTTGCGACGGTTTGCAGAAAATTTAAAAAGTTATAAGGAGAAGCACCATTTATGCTGA
- the ftsY gene encoding signal recognition particle-docking protein FtsY, translating into MGFFDKIKAGLKKTRDSMSHNVMSMLHSFTKIDEDLFEELEELLVMGDVGVETSQHICNKLREKVKERGITDPNEVMELLRETVADMLRGGEELNLRTKPSIILVIGVNGVGKTTTIGKLANRLKSEGKEVILGAADTFRAAAIEQLQVWAERSNCEMIKQKEGSDPASVVFDTISAAKSRGADVIICDTAGRLHNKKNLMEELAKIHRVIERELPDADQEILLVLDATTGQNAVNQAKEFKTAAGITGIVLTKLDGTAKGGVVLSVRENLGVPVKFIGVGEQIDDLQPFDADAFATALFERTPEDSESE; encoded by the coding sequence ATGGGCTTTTTTGATAAAATTAAAGCGGGATTGAAAAAAACCCGTGACAGCATGAGTCACAATGTGATGAGTATGCTCCATTCGTTTACAAAGATCGACGAAGATCTTTTTGAAGAATTGGAAGAGCTCCTTGTAATGGGAGATGTGGGAGTTGAAACCTCTCAGCATATCTGTAACAAGTTGCGTGAAAAAGTGAAAGAACGTGGAATTACCGACCCGAATGAAGTGATGGAACTTCTTCGAGAGACAGTGGCAGATATGCTGCGCGGCGGGGAAGAGCTCAATCTTCGCACGAAACCTTCTATCATTCTGGTGATCGGAGTAAATGGGGTCGGCAAAACAACGACCATTGGAAAACTTGCCAATCGGTTAAAATCGGAGGGCAAAGAGGTGATCCTCGGGGCAGCCGATACTTTTCGTGCAGCAGCAATTGAGCAACTGCAGGTTTGGGCAGAACGTTCCAACTGTGAGATGATCAAACAGAAAGAGGGCAGCGACCCGGCTTCTGTTGTCTTTGATACTATTTCGGCGGCAAAATCCCGTGGAGCAGATGTGATTATCTGTGATACGGCGGGGCGTCTTCATAACAAAAAGAATCTAATGGAGGAACTTGCAAAGATTCATCGGGTGATCGAACGGGAACTCCCCGATGCCGATCAGGAAATCCTGCTGGTTCTGGATGCAACAACCGGACAGAATGCAGTTAATCAGGCAAAAGAATTTAAAACTGCTGCCGGAATCACAGGAATTGTTCTTACCAAATTAGACGGAACCGCTAAAGGCGGCGTCGTCCTTTCGGTAAGAGAAAATCTGGGAGTGCCGGTTAAATTTATCGGTGTAGGAGAGCAGATTGACGATTTGCAGCCGTTTGATGCGGATGCGTTTGCAACGGCTCTTTTTGAGCGCACACCCGAAGACTCCGAATCAGAGTGA
- the smc gene encoding chromosome segregation protein SMC produces MLLKSLEIQGFKTFPEKTVLTFHDGITAVVGPNGSGKSNISDAMRWVLGEQSTRTLRCTRMEDVIFNGTPGRKPMGYAEVTLNIDNQDRRLPFDKDEVSVTRRYYRSGESEYRINKVNVRLKDINELFMDTGLGRDGYSIIGQGKIDTIVAAKGEDRREVFEEAVGISRFRYRKEESERKLSAAEENLLRLNDILSELESRVGPLKEQSQKAQEFLDYSGEKRTLEIGLWLHTLGKSGRILKEQENKIALAQAQQEAAAKALDDLQEKIEQNFSESSKATARADEIRQQISSLEAEAVQKDGEADVCLGDVRHAEEMMKRLQIELENSQNDRSRLEEEMTSYQAEISQKQQQIEALNQTMAQVNEKLDSLRRTMNEASAQIDDLSRQMTALSQQVTEAKVRETASVSSISEIGMRLSVVEETLKAKSQKREELELSFEESGKMLEEMDTKISALQNTVRGYELRLLSRRKKADEQKKEAEQQLLEAKETDHRIKVLEDLERNLEGFAKSVKIVMQEAKHGVLTGIHGPVSRILSVPGEYAVALETALGGAMQYVVVESEQDAKTAIRLLKKKDSGRATFLPLTSVHGKSLQERGLSQCGGFVGIASDLCSCEPKYDSVRDSLLGRIVVAQNLDDAVEIARKFSYHFRIVTLDGQVVNAGGSLTGGSLARNSGLLRRASEIEELRKKAVEQHQKAKESEEKYHHLSEETSAAQASLQGTQGELLTAQEDRIQLRSNRDRLKSDLDGMISDCTQLQAEKESAADRLKEQEENRRAAKEEEESIAEKIAEISKKMEEKSGNRTDFNQQSDDLSEKCQTIRMEILGEEKDADSLRQKVEELQQQKINHIDHAKALGEEIESLKEQREQAQEKSDSLKKQAESLRETAKTQTQQIDFLNEHRMKLEQESTQLRRQEREKSEEKELSGHDLARLEERRDNLQKEYDSIISKLWEEYEMTPREAKESAPEIENPPEAQKRLNTLKGKIRALGNVNVSAIEEYKEVNERYEFMNTQVQDIEKSRDELHHLIGELTHQMKGQFQEGFQKISAYFSSTFRELFGGGTASLSLSDPENPLTSGIEIQVQPPGKIVAHIEALSGGEKALVAIALYFSIMKVNPPPFCMLDEIEAALDDVNVDRFAAYLRRMNAQTQFIVITHRRGSMEEADMLYGVTMQEEGISKLLELHTNEIEKELNVS; encoded by the coding sequence TTGCTTTTAAAATCTTTGGAAATACAGGGATTTAAAACTTTTCCGGAAAAGACGGTTTTAACCTTTCATGATGGGATTACGGCGGTCGTAGGTCCAAACGGAAGTGGAAAAAGTAACATTAGCGATGCGATGCGCTGGGTGTTGGGGGAACAGTCTACCCGCACGCTGCGCTGTACGCGGATGGAAGATGTGATTTTTAACGGTACTCCAGGAAGAAAGCCGATGGGGTATGCAGAAGTGACCCTGAATATCGATAATCAGGATCGCCGACTGCCGTTTGATAAAGATGAAGTATCCGTTACCCGGCGCTATTATCGCAGTGGAGAGAGCGAATATCGCATCAATAAAGTGAATGTCCGGCTGAAAGATATCAATGAACTTTTTATGGATACCGGATTGGGTCGTGACGGATATTCGATTATCGGACAGGGTAAAATCGACACGATCGTTGCTGCCAAAGGGGAGGATCGTCGGGAGGTTTTTGAAGAAGCAGTCGGAATATCTCGTTTCCGTTACCGCAAAGAAGAAAGCGAGCGAAAGCTTTCTGCGGCCGAAGAGAATTTGTTGCGCTTAAACGATATTCTTTCTGAGTTGGAAAGCAGAGTAGGCCCGCTAAAAGAACAATCCCAAAAAGCACAGGAATTTTTAGATTATTCTGGAGAAAAGCGTACGCTTGAAATTGGTTTGTGGCTTCATACACTTGGAAAATCGGGGAGAATTCTGAAAGAGCAGGAAAATAAAATCGCTTTGGCACAGGCTCAGCAGGAAGCTGCGGCAAAAGCGCTGGATGATCTGCAGGAAAAAATCGAGCAGAACTTTTCAGAATCCTCTAAGGCCACTGCAAGAGCTGATGAGATTCGCCAGCAGATTTCTTCTTTGGAGGCGGAAGCAGTTCAGAAAGATGGAGAGGCAGATGTCTGTTTGGGAGATGTGCGTCATGCAGAAGAGATGATGAAACGTCTTCAAATAGAATTAGAAAATTCCCAGAATGATCGGTCTCGTTTGGAAGAAGAGATGACTTCCTATCAGGCAGAGATTTCGCAGAAGCAGCAGCAGATAGAAGCACTTAATCAGACAATGGCTCAAGTGAACGAAAAGCTGGATTCTCTTCGCCGAACAATGAATGAAGCTTCTGCACAGATCGATGATCTTTCTCGTCAGATGACCGCGTTATCTCAGCAGGTGACTGAGGCAAAGGTTCGTGAAACCGCTTCTGTTTCCTCTATTTCCGAAATCGGAATGCGCCTTTCAGTTGTTGAAGAGACCCTGAAAGCCAAAAGTCAAAAGAGAGAGGAATTGGAACTTTCTTTTGAAGAAAGCGGAAAAATGCTGGAAGAGATGGACACCAAAATATCTGCCTTGCAGAATACAGTCCGCGGATATGAGCTGCGCCTTCTTTCCCGCCGCAAAAAAGCCGATGAGCAGAAAAAAGAGGCCGAACAGCAGCTTTTAGAAGCGAAAGAAACCGATCACCGTATTAAAGTTTTGGAAGACCTCGAACGCAATCTGGAAGGGTTTGCGAAGAGTGTTAAAATAGTGATGCAGGAAGCGAAGCATGGAGTCCTTACCGGCATTCATGGACCTGTTTCGAGAATCCTCTCGGTGCCGGGAGAGTATGCGGTCGCTCTGGAAACAGCGCTTGGCGGTGCCATGCAGTATGTTGTCGTTGAAAGTGAACAGGATGCAAAGACGGCAATCCGGCTCCTAAAAAAGAAAGATAGCGGACGTGCTACATTTTTGCCGCTGACTTCTGTTCATGGCAAAAGCCTGCAGGAAAGAGGTCTTTCTCAGTGCGGAGGATTTGTTGGAATTGCTTCAGATCTTTGTTCCTGTGAGCCAAAATATGATTCGGTTCGAGATAGTCTGCTCGGAAGGATTGTAGTCGCCCAAAATTTGGATGATGCGGTAGAAATTGCAAGAAAATTTTCTTATCATTTTCGCATCGTTACGCTGGATGGACAAGTTGTCAATGCCGGAGGATCACTGACCGGCGGTTCTCTTGCCAGAAATTCCGGCCTTTTGCGCAGAGCTTCTGAGATCGAAGAGCTTCGCAAAAAAGCAGTGGAGCAACATCAAAAGGCAAAAGAATCCGAAGAGAAATATCATCATCTTTCCGAAGAGACTTCAGCAGCACAAGCTTCTCTGCAGGGAACACAGGGAGAACTTTTAACAGCACAGGAAGATCGAATTCAGCTCAGATCGAACCGCGACCGGTTGAAATCGGATTTAGATGGAATGATTTCGGACTGCACGCAGCTCCAAGCAGAGAAGGAATCTGCAGCAGATCGCCTTAAAGAGCAAGAAGAAAACCGTCGCGCTGCAAAAGAAGAAGAGGAAAGCATCGCAGAAAAAATTGCGGAGATTTCCAAGAAGATGGAAGAAAAAAGCGGGAATCGGACCGACTTTAATCAGCAGAGCGACGATTTGTCCGAAAAGTGCCAAACGATTAGGATGGAGATTTTGGGCGAAGAAAAAGATGCAGATTCTCTGCGCCAAAAAGTGGAAGAATTACAGCAGCAGAAAATCAACCATATCGATCATGCAAAGGCACTCGGAGAAGAAATTGAGTCTTTAAAGGAGCAGCGTGAGCAGGCTCAAGAAAAGTCGGATTCTCTCAAAAAGCAAGCAGAATCTCTGCGTGAAACGGCAAAAACACAGACGCAGCAGATCGATTTTCTCAATGAGCACCGGATGAAATTGGAACAGGAAAGCACGCAGCTTCGCCGTCAGGAACGAGAAAAATCGGAAGAGAAGGAACTTTCCGGCCATGATTTGGCGCGTCTCGAAGAACGGCGTGATAATCTGCAGAAAGAGTATGATTCTATTATCTCAAAACTTTGGGAAGAGTATGAGATGACCCCACGGGAAGCAAAAGAATCGGCTCCCGAGATTGAAAATCCTCCGGAAGCACAGAAACGTCTCAATACCCTGAAAGGAAAGATCCGCGCCCTCGGCAATGTCAATGTTTCTGCAATCGAGGAATATAAAGAAGTCAATGAGCGCTATGAATTTATGAACACACAGGTACAGGATATCGAAAAGAGTCGTGATGAACTTCATCATCTGATCGGAGAATTAACACATCAGATGAAAGGACAGTTTCAGGAGGGCTTTCAGAAAATCAGTGCCTACTTTAGTTCTACTTTCCGTGAACTTTTCGGCGGCGGAACCGCTTCTCTCTCACTCAGTGATCCTGAAAATCCCTTGACGAGCGGAATTGAAATTCAAGTGCAGCCGCCCGGCAAGATCGTTGCACATATCGAAGCCCTTTCCGGCGGTGAAAAAGCACTCGTTGCGATTGCTCTTTATTTTTCCATTATGAAAGTAAATCCGCCGCCGTTTTGCATGCTGGACGAGATCGAAGCGGCTCTCGATGATGTTAATGTTGATCGGTTTGCGGCTTATCTGCGCCGCATGAATGCACAGACACAGTTTATTGTGATTACGCACCGGCGCGGCAGCATGGAAGAAGCCGATATGCTTTACGGTGTTACCATGCAGGAGGAAGGAATCAGCAAACTTTTGGAATTACATACCAATGAAATTGAGAAGGAACTGAATGTTTCCTGA
- a CDS encoding elongator complex protein 3, with protein sequence MSATVGLFVPNFGCPHRCSFCDQHIITGQQKMLTPEEVKNAANIALKSLGDRAAKTEIAFFGGSFTALPEKQMISLLEAAWPFVKSGQFRGIRCSTRPDCISPEILKTLLTYGVTTIELGAQSMDDRVLFQNGRGHTAGQVRKASKMIHEVNISLGLQMMTGLPGDTAEGARKTARDFSELSPSEVRIYPALTLKGTEMEKWYREGAYCPPSLEESMELCADLLDFFEKQKIRVIRLGLHDSPELKDKLVAGPYHAAFRERCESLRWYRYFYRKLQGKKEDSFVFYVPRRQISQAIGQNHENIKKLAALGYRVKILPQEVN encoded by the coding sequence TTGAGTGCGACGGTTGGACTATTTGTCCCAAATTTCGGTTGTCCGCATCGATGCAGTTTTTGCGATCAGCATATTATTACCGGACAGCAGAAAATGCTGACTCCGGAAGAAGTGAAAAATGCCGCAAACATTGCATTAAAAAGTCTCGGAGACCGTGCAGCGAAAACGGAAATTGCCTTCTTTGGGGGCAGTTTTACAGCGTTACCTGAAAAACAAATGATTTCTCTTCTGGAAGCAGCGTGGCCTTTTGTAAAGAGTGGCCAATTTCGCGGAATCCGTTGTTCTACAAGACCGGATTGTATTTCCCCGGAGATTTTGAAGACCCTTTTGACATATGGCGTTACCACGATCGAGTTAGGTGCGCAGAGTATGGATGATCGTGTCCTTTTTCAAAATGGCCGGGGGCACACAGCGGGACAGGTTAGAAAAGCTTCAAAGATGATCCATGAGGTCAATATTTCACTGGGACTGCAGATGATGACAGGGCTTCCGGGAGATACAGCCGAGGGAGCAAGAAAAACAGCGAGAGATTTTTCTGAGCTTTCTCCTTCGGAGGTGCGTATCTATCCAGCTTTGACATTAAAGGGAACCGAGATGGAGAAATGGTATCGCGAGGGGGCTTATTGCCCGCCGTCTCTGGAAGAAAGCATGGAACTTTGTGCTGATCTTTTGGATTTCTTTGAGAAACAAAAAATTCGTGTCATTCGTTTAGGACTTCATGATTCGCCGGAACTTAAAGATAAGTTAGTAGCGGGGCCTTATCACGCAGCTTTTCGAGAGCGCTGCGAGAGTCTTCGCTGGTATCGATATTTTTATAGAAAGCTGCAGGGAAAAAAAGAGGACTCGTTTGTTTTCTATGTTCCAAGACGACAGATTTCGCAGGCAATCGGACAGAATCATGAAAATATTAAAAAATTGGCTGCTTTAGGGTATCGTGTAAAAATTCTTCCGCAGGAGGTGAACTGA
- the rnc gene encoding ribonuclease III: protein MKELQELEKAIGYSFRNPALLKNALIHSSFANETKAPLGSNERLEFLGDSVLGFVVADYLYKHFPDWPEGHLTKTRATLVCEKACCGFSQEMEVGKYLYLSHGEQNSGGRTRSSILADAFESITAAIYLDGGLTPASEFILRFVLPALKTLHQKAPFKDYKTKLQEIIQKNPGETLSYLLTGESGPDHDKHFMVEVHLNSNVIGKGGGRSKKEAEQQAAREALELMGY, encoded by the coding sequence ATGAAAGAACTGCAAGAATTAGAGAAAGCGATCGGATATTCATTTCGTAATCCGGCGCTACTCAAAAATGCGTTGATTCATTCCTCTTTTGCAAATGAGACAAAGGCGCCATTAGGGAGCAACGAGCGTCTTGAATTTTTAGGAGACAGCGTATTGGGTTTTGTAGTGGCGGATTATCTTTACAAACATTTTCCGGATTGGCCTGAAGGTCATCTGACAAAAACAAGAGCAACTTTGGTTTGTGAAAAAGCTTGCTGCGGATTTTCTCAAGAGATGGAAGTTGGAAAATATCTTTATTTAAGCCATGGAGAACAAAATAGCGGTGGGCGCACTCGCTCTTCTATCTTGGCGGATGCGTTTGAGTCAATTACAGCTGCAATCTATTTGGATGGAGGCTTAACACCTGCAAGCGAGTTTATTCTTCGGTTTGTGCTGCCGGCTTTAAAGACTTTGCATCAGAAAGCGCCGTTTAAAGATTATAAGACAAAATTGCAGGAGATTATCCAAAAAAATCCTGGAGAGACACTTTCCTATCTTCTTACCGGCGAATCCGGTCCCGATCATGATAAACATTTTATGGTGGAAGTCCACCTAAACTCCAATGTGATTGGAAAAGGCGGCGGACGCAGCAAAAAAGAAGCGGAGCAGCAGGCAGCGCGGGAAGCGTTGGAGCTGATGGGATATTGA
- the plsX gene encoding phosphate acyltransferase PlsX, whose amino-acid sequence MKIIVDAFGGDYAPLEILKGATKAVEELDVEILLTGKADIIKKAAKENGINLSHMEILDCPDVMPMEDPGTEILKKWKNSSMAVGLCALAEGKGDAFVSAGNSGALTVGATFLVKRIHGIKRIGFAPVIPDGKGCFMLMDGGANADCKPEMLYQFGLMGALYMKKVMQIENPTVGLLNVGTEEHKGSSLQQEAYALLKNSNLNFVGNVEARSVNGHACDVLVADGFSGNVFLKTYEGTAMMVMEKLKGVLTKNLKTKLAAGLMLSDLKGLKKTMDYNEYGGAPLMGCAKPVFKAHGSSKAKTFYNALRLTKAYVEGNIVSEITESITSMKKANSDVKEGKHETV is encoded by the coding sequence ATGAAGATTATCGTAGATGCTTTTGGCGGAGATTATGCACCGCTTGAAATTTTAAAGGGTGCTACAAAGGCCGTAGAAGAACTGGATGTGGAGATCCTTTTAACGGGGAAAGCGGATATTATTAAAAAGGCAGCGAAAGAAAATGGCATAAATCTGTCCCATATGGAAATCCTGGATTGTCCTGATGTTATGCCGATGGAGGATCCGGGGACTGAAATCCTGAAAAAGTGGAAGAATTCTTCCATGGCAGTTGGGTTGTGCGCTTTGGCAGAAGGAAAAGGGGATGCCTTTGTTTCTGCTGGAAACAGTGGTGCACTTACGGTTGGAGCCACTTTTCTTGTCAAACGAATTCATGGAATTAAGCGAATTGGGTTTGCACCGGTTATTCCGGATGGCAAAGGCTGTTTTATGTTGATGGATGGCGGGGCAAATGCGGACTGCAAACCGGAAATGTTGTATCAGTTTGGCCTGATGGGTGCACTCTATATGAAGAAAGTTATGCAGATTGAAAATCCAACGGTCGGACTTTTGAATGTAGGTACAGAGGAGCATAAGGGCTCTTCTTTGCAGCAGGAGGCCTATGCTCTGCTCAAAAATTCGAATCTCAATTTTGTGGGCAATGTGGAAGCCCGCAGCGTTAACGGTCATGCATGCGATGTGCTGGTAGCAGATGGCTTTTCCGGCAATGTATTCTTAAAAACTTATGAGGGCACTGCCATGATGGTAATGGAAAAGTTAAAGGGAGTTTTAACGAAAAACTTGAAGACGAAATTGGCAGCAGGGCTAATGCTCAGTGATTTAAAGGGACTCAAGAAAACAATGGACTATAATGAATACGGAGGAGCTCCTTTAATGGGATGTGCAAAACCGGTATTCAAAGCACACGGAAGTTCTAAGGCAAAGACTTTTTATAATGCGCTTCGCCTTACAAAAGCGTATGTAGAAGGAAACATTGTTTCTGAAATTACAGAAAGTATTACTTCTATGAAAAAAGCAAATTCGGATGTAAAGGAAGGGAAGCATGAAACGGTATGA